Genomic DNA from Roseimicrobium gellanilyticum:
CCGGGTGGCGGTCCCACGTCTTGAGCAGAGCCTCATGGTCGGCGTAGTTTCGTGCGACCTTGCCCATGGCCTTGTAGCGTTCCGGGCGAGTCGCGCCGCCGAGGCGGTAGCCTTCGTGGAAGAGGCTCAATCCCGTGTCCACCATGTACTGGGCCACGAGGTGGGGAGGCTGGGTGACGGCGAGGTAGTTCTGCACATAGCCACCCTGCGAGCTGCCAAAGGTGCCGACCTTTCCCGTGCACCAGGGTTGTGCTGCCAGCCACTCACACACATCCCAGCCATCGCGCTGCTGACCCCACTGCGTGGCACGATAGCCCACCCAGGTGCCTTCGCTCTCATGGGTGCCACGGTAGTTCACCATGGCCACCACGAAGCCCTTCGCCGCCAGCGTCGCTGCTGCTTTCCGTGTGCCCAGGCCAGTGATTTCCGCGTAGCGTTGCTCAAAGAGGGCGGGCAGCTTTTCCTGCGCGGGGGTCTCCGGGAAATAGAGGTACGCGGAGAGCTTCACGCCGTCCCGCATGGGGAGCATCACCTGTTCCTCGCGAACTCCCGGGACATCGAGCTTGGGGAGAGGCTTGGAAGCGGCGCTGGCAGGAGAGGGCAGAGCCAAGGCGGTGAACAGACTGTACCAAAATGCGAGGAGGCAGAGGCGGGGCATCCTCTCAGAACGGGTTCATCCGCAGGATTTTCCTTCAGATTGTCGCTGGGACTGGGCTTTTCATCCGACGGTCCCTGGTGAACGTAAAACCATTTGCACGCATGCAACTGCGCGCTAGACTCTCCGGCTCATGCATCCCGTTGCCGTCAGCATCCGGCTCATTCGAATTAGGTAGGGCTTCCGTCGCGCCAGACAGAAGTTTTGTGCGCTTGCATTGGAAGCCCCTTTCAGCTTTGCTGCCCCTCCGCGTGCCTCGTGGCACTGCCTTTCCCGCCTCCACAGGCGGCCTGTAAGCAAAGGCCCCACGACACCCCGGGACAGCTCACCGTCAACTGATTCCGCGGTTTCCGCCGCACCCCTTGAGCCAAACTTTTTTCATTGCATCACATGTCAAAGTCACCCGCAGTTTCCCTTTATGACACCACCCTCCGTGACGGCACGCAGGGCGAGGGCGTCAACTTCAGCGCGCACGACAAACTCCGCATCGCCCACGAACTGGACGCGTTCGGCATGCACTACATCGAGGGCGGCTGGCCGGGCTCCAATCCGAAGGACATGGAGTTCTTCGAGCTGGCAAAGACCCAGAAGTTCAAGAACGCGAAGATCGCCGCCTTCGGCAGCACCCGTCGCGCGAACCTTGCGGTGGAAGACGATCCGCAGGTGAAGATGCTCATCGATGCCGGCACGCCGGTCGTCACCTTCTACGGAAAGAGCTGGCTGCTGCACGTGACGGAAGTCCTGCGTACCACGCCCGAGGAGAACCGCGCCATGATCCGCGATACGGTGCGCTTCTGCAAGGAAGCCGGGCGCGAGGTCATCTATGACGCCGAGCATTTCTTCGATGGCTTCAAGGACGAGCCTGAGTACGCCCTCTCCACCCTGGCCGCCGCGCTGGAAGGTGGCGCGGATTTCCTGGTGCTTTGCGAGACGAACGGTGGCAGCCTCCCGCATGAGGTGGAAGAAATCACGAGGAAGGTGCAGGCCCGTTTCCCCGGGGCGAAAATCGGCATCCACTCACATGATGACGGTGGTCTCGGCGTGGCGAATGCGCTTGCCTCCATCCGCGCTGGTGCCGTGCAGGTGCAGGGCACGATGAATGGCTATGGTGAACGCACGGGAAACTGCAACCTCACCACCGTGGTGCCGAACCTCGCCCTGAAGATGGGCTATGAAGGCATCGTGCCGGATCTCACCAAGCTCACGGCGCTCTCGAAGTTCGTGGATGATGTGGCGAACCTGCCGCACTTCAATCGCGCGCCCTTCGTGGGCAGCACCGCCTTCTCGCACAAGGGCGGCACGCACGTGAATGCCGTGCAGAAGCTGGCGCGCAGCTATGAGCACATCCAGCCCACCGCCGTGGGCAATCGCCAGGTGGTGCTCGTGAGTGACATGTCCGGCCAGGACAACATCCTGCGCAAGGCCCAGGAGATGGGCTTTGACCTTAAGCGTGGTGAAGAGTCCCGCCGCATCCTGGACCAGATCAAACAGCGTGAGAATGACGGCTATGAGTACGAGGCCGCAGACGCCTCCTTTGAGCTGCTGCTGCGCCGCGAGCTTGGCCTCTACCAGCCCAGCTTCAAGCTGCTGGAGTATCACACCACACACCGCCAGCATGGCGAGCGTGGCCTGGACACTTGCGAAGCCACGGTGAAGATCGAGCTCAACAACGAGCGCATCTACACGGTGGAGGAAGGTGATGGTCCCGTGAATGCGCTGGACCAGGCCCTGCGCAAGGCCCTGGCCACCGCACATCCCGAGCTGGCCAAGGTGTCCCTGTGCGACTTCAAGGTGCGCATCCTGGACAGCAAGTCCGGTACCGCTGCCAAGACGCGTGTGCTCATCGAGAGTACCGATGGCGTGGACAGCTGGGGTACAGTGGGTGTGGATTTCAACATCATCGACGCGAGCTGGGAGGCTCTGCGGGAGAGCCTTGAGTTCTACCTCCTGCGGAAAAAACAGCCTCGTGGTGCGTAAGGTCAAGGAAGGCGAAGGTGTCAGAAAGGATGCCTTCGCCATCTTGACAATGGGAGGGCAGGAGCGAGGCTCCACCCTCCCCACGACTCGGGCGTTTCCTTTAGAGCAGCCTACATGGCTCCTTTGAACGGAAAGCCGCCAGTCGCCACCAACGCCCGCACGCGCCATGGTGATTGACCTTTCCTCCCGCATCCAGCAGCCACTCCAGCGCAATCTCTACAAACTCGCTGCTCCTCTCGTGGAGCGCGGTCTGGCGATTCGGAGCTTCAATGATTTGTACGAGCGCACGCGCCGCGCTTACGTCAACCATCCGGACTATCCCTCTTCCCGTGCCTGGTTCTCTTCAGGATTGAAGGAACTCGGTGCTCGCTACGAGGTCGACTGGCCTGCGAATTTCACCTTTCCCGCCGAGGGGCCGCTCATCGTGGTGTCGAACCATCCCTTCGGCATTCTGGACCCTGTGATCCTCGCGGACCTCGTGTCTGCGTACCGCCCGTACGTGCGGTTCATGACAAACTACCTCCTCGGTACGATGGAGGAGATGCGTCCGTGGATCATCGCTGTGGATCCCTTTGATGGGGAGAACAGCGCCCAGCGCAATCTTGCCCCCATGAAGGAGGCCCTGCGCTTCCTCCGGCAGGGCGGCACACTGGCCATCTTCCCCAGTGGGGAGGTCGCGCACTACAAGATGGGCCGCGGCATCGAGGAGAGCCCCTGGAGCTCTCATGTGGGCGCGCTCGTACGCCGTACGAAGGCGACGGTGCTGCCTGTGTATTTCGAAGGGCACAACAGTCCTCTGTTCCACGCTGCCGGCATGCTGCATCCGCTGATGCGCACGGGGTTGATTTTCCGTGAGCTCTTCCAGCGCTGCAAGGAGCCCGTGCAGGTGAAGGTGGGGCAGCCCATTCCCTTCTCCCGGCTGAAGAAGTTCGAGGACGACGAGAGCCTCACCCGCTATCTGCGTCTGCATACCTTCATCATGAGCCAGCGTGGGAAGCCCGAGGGGCGTCACAAGGAGGCAGAGGAGGTGGTGGAAGCACGGGACGTGAAGCCGGTGGTCGCTTCTTCCCAGGCAGAGAGCCAGCAGGAGGCGTTTGAGCGTGAAGTGGAAGCCTTGCGTGCCCAGGGCAGTCATCTCGCCAGCCAGGGAAACCTGAGTGTCTTTGTCGGATCCGCAGCGGAGATTCCCGTGCTGCTCCGGGAGATTGGCCGCCTGCGCGAGGTCACCTTCCGCGCCGTGGGCGAGGGGACGGGTGAAGAGATCGACCTGGATCGCTTTGATGATCACTACCTGCACGTCTTTCTGTGGGACGAAAAGGAACGTCGCGTGGCCGGAGCGTATCGACTGGGACGTGCGGACGTGATCATGCGCCGCTATGGAAGAAAAGGGCTCTACACCAGCACACTCTTCAAGTTCCAGAAACCCTTCCTGCAGCACCTGGATGATGCGCTGGAGATGGGGCGCAGCTTCATCGCGCCGAACTATCAGCGCAGCATTGCCGCGCTGCCGCTCCTTTGGAAGGGCGTGCTCACGTGGGTGACGCGCTACCCGCACTACAAGAAGCTCTACGGACCGGTGAGCATCAGTGGTGAATACCAGGGCCTCTCGCGGAAGCTCATGGTGGAGTTCCTGAGTGATAACAATTTGCATCCGGACCTCGCCACCCTGGTGAAGCCGCGGAAACCTTTCCGCTATGGAAAGAACCGCAAGCTGCTGCGCGAGTTCATCTCCGCGGAGCTCGGCAATGTGGATGACTTCTCCGCGCTCATCTCAAGTCTGGAGGAAGACGGCAAAGGCATTCCCACATTGTTGAAGCACTACCTGAGGCTCAATGGCACGCTGCTGAGCTTCAATGTGGACAAGGACTTCTCCTCCTGCCTGGACGGCCTCATCCTCGTGAATATCACGGAAACCGATCCCCGACTGCTCGGGAAGTATATGGGAGAGGAAGCCTGCGCCACGTATCTGAAGCATCACGGCATTGATGTGAAAGGTGGTGCCGGGGCTGAGGATGGTGCTGCGTCAGTGGCGGATCGGGCGTGATTCATTATCGAGGCGAGAGTGGTGTGCGAGCGCGGTCCGCCTTGTCGTCAGATGTCTCGTGACTGGATAGGCACTCGATGTGTTGAGTGATCGCGTCCCGTGCTACCTTGTCGCGGAGCACCGCTTTGGCAGGCACGTGGAAGCTCTGTATTGCCACGTTGCGCATCGAGCAAACTTTTTGGAGTGCTGGAGCTTGCTCTGCGTGAAGCCACTCACGACTTGGCACACGCCGAGGGGTGGCCACCTCAGGTCTGGCTTCACGGCAGCAAACTCCCTGCGGAAAGCTGGAGCAAGCTCCAGCACTCCAATTTTGCTGCGTCCTCGTGATCTATGGAGATGTCGAGGCTTCGCTTTCCGCACCTCAAATCACCTCGTCCACGCCGTCACCTTGGAATTGGAGAATTCCACCTTGGCTCGTTCATACGGCACGTAGTTCACCATCGGCTGGTACGAGTAGAAGGGATCGTAGCAATAGCCGTACCCACCGCGCGCTCCATACCACCCGCCATAGCCCCATCCTGGACCATACCACCCACCAGGCACGGCATCATAGGCGAGGTAGGACCACTGCTCCATGGCGCGCCCATTGCGCGAGCCGCGGAAGGCACGGTCCGGGCGTCCCCATGCAATGAAAACAGCCTGCTTGCTCATGCCTTCTTCAACCTCACCGCGCGAGACGAGGCTCTTGTGACGCTCGCTCAACTTGTTGTAGATGTCCGGATTGCGCTCAATGCGCTTCGCGATTGGCGACGCGCAACTGGCCAGCAACAAACAGGCAGCCGCAGCAAACAGAGCAGGCAGTGATTTCATGGCGGAAATAAACTTTGAAGTTTGGACGGCGGACGGTTTCCAGATGTTGAATCAAAGGTCCGGTGATGTCCCTGTATCCCTACTAGTAGCACACCTTCAACGAAATCGGCAATAGCTCCCGGTTGCTCACCCGGAGCTACCTTGGCCACCGAGCATCCGATTGCGTCCTGATTCGCTGGCGCGGCGGGTGCGGAAGAGTAGAGTGGTGCCCGGGCGTGTGTCTTATGCGCATCGAATCCAAAAACCCTAATCTGACTTTCTGGAGCGCCTACTGGTGGCTGGTGGCGTGCTTGTCGGGGATTTTCCTCGGGCTGCTTCCAGTCATATACTTCAGTACTGGGCGTCTGCCTCGGATCATCGTGGAAGTCGTGCTCCTGATGGAAGTTTTCATCTTTCCGATCGCTTACCTGGCGGCTGGTCTCCTGATGTGGGCGGACCCGAAACGGAAAACATACCTCTGGCAGGTCTCACCCACACATGTGGATGTTTACCTCAGAGAAAAGCTGATTGTTTCCATTCCTTGGAATGAAGTGGTGGAGGTAAAATTCAGATGGAACATGGTTGGACTGAAGTTGTTCCGCTTTTGGCCCGCGGTGTGTTGGGTGCACGGGATTTCGAAAGAGGAATTCGACAAGATCGAGGCCGTGCGCCGGGCGGCGAAATTGTCGCAGGGCGAAAGAGTGGCTGACGGGTAAGATTGGCCAGACCACTGGGCTTGCCGTTGGCGATTCCAGCGAAGGCACCGTGTTTTTGTCTGGCGTAAATCTGACGCCTCTCTAGGACTGAACCCTGAACTTTTTTGCTGCCATGCTACTCACCCATACCAATGCCAACGGAGAAGCCGCGATGGTGGACATCTCGGCCAAGCCAGTCTCGCGTCGTGAAGCGGTGGCCACCGGTCACATCAAGCTGCAGCCCGCGACCCTGGAATTGATCCGGGAGAATCAGATTCAGAAGGGGGATGTGCTGGCCGTGGCCCGCATCGCCGGCATCCAGGCGGCGAAGCTCACCCAGCATCTCATTCCGCTGTGCCACCAGATCCCGCTCAGCAAGGTGGGCGTGGACTTCGTGTTGAATCCCGAGGGCATCACCGCCACCGCCACGGCGAAGACCATCTGCCAGACCGGAGTCGAGATGGAGGCGCTCTCCGCAGTCACCGTATCCCTGCTGACCATCTATGACATGTGCAAGGGCGTGGACAAGGCAATGCGGCTTGACGGGGTGCATCTGGTGAGCAAGACGAAGGAGTTGGCCGAGAAAGGCTGACTCTGACGCACCTCCATGTCCACACCCGCTCCCGCTCCCACCGCCGCCGCCACGATCACGGTCGGCATCATCACCGTCTCGGACCGCGCCAGTGCCGGCGTGTATGAGGATCACGGCGGGCCCGCGTTGAGAAAGGCGAGCATGGAGCAAGGCTGGAGTGTGGAGGCAGAGGCACTCGTGCCGGATGATGTGGTTGCGATTCAGCAGGCGGTGCTTTCCTTTGCAGCCCAGGGTTGTGGACTCATTCTCACCACGGGTGGCACCGGCATTGCCGACCGCGATGTCACGCCGGAGGCCATCCGTGGCATCATGCGCGTGGAGATTCCCGGGTTTGGTGAGCTCATGCGGATGAAGTCGCTGGAGATCACGCCGAATGCCATCCTCAGCCGCTGCCTCGGCGCCATCGTGCGGCAGTCCCTCGTGCTCGCCCTGCCTGGCAAGCCGAGCGGTGCGGTGGAATGCCTCGGCTTTGTGCTCGGCGCCATTCCGCATACCGTGAAGGTGGCGCGCAAGGAGCCCACGAGCTGTTGAGTATTCAACGACGAAGAGAGGAGTGATGCCATGACGTCAGATGACATGCTCGACCTGCTCGCCTCCGTGGGCGAAGTCATCCCGCGCCGGATGTTCGGCGGCACGGGCTTCTACAAGAATGGCATCATGTTTGCCTTGGAAGCCTACGGCCGGCTCTTCCTCAAAACTGATGAGGAGAACCGGCAGATCTTCATTGATGCCGGCTGCGAGCCCTTCAAGTTTGTGGACAAGGACGGCAACGAGACCGTGATGAGCTATTGGGAGCCGCCGGAGAGTGCCCTCTCCAGTCCCATGAAGATGAAGCCCTGGGCACTGCTCGGGGTGGAGGCGTCATTGCGAAACGCGAAGCCGAAGTCAAAAAAGAAGAATGCACCGAAGGTGAAGGCGGAAGGAAAGGCAGCCGTGAAGGAAACGCCAAAACCGAAGACTAAAAAGAAGGCGGCAGCAAAGAAGGCGGCACGGAAGAAATGAGCCAGTCGGGAGAGAGGAGATAGAACTTCGGAATTTGTCATCATCACTGCCATGCCAGCCCACGCGGATCAGTTCAGCCTCACCACACGAGGGAAGGGGACCTATGAAATCACCTCGCAGGTGGAGCGCATCGTGCAGGCTTCTGGCATCAAGACGGGAACGGTCACGGTATTTGTGCAGCACACGAGCTGCAGCCTGGTGATCTATGAGAATGCCGATCCATCTGCGCGGACGGACCTGCATGAATTCTTCGAGCGCCTCGTGCCGGAGAATACTCCGTGGTTCGTGCACACCTGTGAAGGACCGGATGACATGCCCAGCCACATCCGCATGGTGCTTACGCGTACCAGCGAAGTGATTCCGGTGATGCGAGGTCGCATGACCTTGGGCACGTGGCAGGGCATCTATCTCTTCGAGCACCGCCGTGCGCCGCATACGCGTAGCGTCGTGGTGAGCGTGGTGGGGGAAAAATAGATTCGGATTCGGCCGAAGGGCGATGCAGGCTTGCGGCCCCGGTTGGAGCAATGGTTCCAGCCGGATTGTGATGGCAATGCCATTCGCCACTGATTCAGCTAAAGCTGAAGCTACTTTTTTCACTCACTCCGCATCCGGTGCCGTCCACTCTCTCTTGCGCTCCGCGCGCAGCATGGTCCTTCCGCCGTTGCGCTTGCGCATGGGGTCGAAGGCAAGGTCGCTCCCGTCCACTTTCATTTGATACACAATCTTGAGCAGTTCCCCCAGCCGGCCTTTGGGAAAGCCTTTCTGGTTGAACCAGGCGAGGTACTCCGCCGGAAGATCAAAGATGGGCACACCATGCGGGGGAAAATGCTGGGGACCGAATTTGCCAAAGGGCATGCGCATCCGCTCGATGGCGGCCATATCCTCCGCCATGCGGGCGGCAAGTTCATCAGAGTTCAAAGGAAGGCTCAGGTTGGAGTACAAATGAGTGTGGCACGAATCCCCGCCAGCGCACCCACCAAAGCATGCATCCTGCGCGAACTGTCAGCGTCCTCGTGCAGGATGCAATAACAACGGTGAGGAGAAACTGTTTCATTTCTCTGGACGAATCAGAATGTGGAAGGACCTTTGCCAGCTCATGAAGGTCTTTCGCGTGATTCTAAATTCCTTCGGTTCCACATTCGTCGAAGCCGATACTTATGAGCAGGGCACTTCAGTGCGATTTTATCGCGCAGGTCATGTCACCGCAGAGTATCTGGCGTCTGCGGTGAAGAGTGTGGAGGAAACCGGCATTGCTCCGCAGGGGCAGCTTTTCAGCACGTCTCCGTTGTTCAGGGAGAGTCGGGCCTAGTCACGGGTTCGTTTCCGGGCTGCAGGCGCGCCGGTGACCGTGGCGGGCGGACCTCAGCATGGTCTGTTTCAGATCCTCGGGGCCCCTCAACGATCTTCTCCAGGACGGCGAGTGCCTTTCTGCAGATGGACAGTTCATCTTCCGCGGCAGCCAGGCGGTGAAGGAAGTCTGCGTGCTGCTCCTGCCATTCACGGGTGCCTTTCCATGGTGATACCAAGTGCGCCTGCAGGAGGTGGCGGATGAAGTTCACCTTCCAGTGCGCATGCTCGAGGTTATCCAAGGCGTGGATGTGGGGGTGCATGACATCCGGAGCGGCAATCGCGGATCATCGCAGGTGCTCACTTCTGCGGTTGTGTAGAAGGCGAACTTTTCATGGGTAGAGCTCTGCCCACTCAGCGGGGAAAGCGGCCAGGCTTTCCTCAGCCAGGCGGTGGCGATTGACATGCTCGGCATGTTCCAGCTCCCAGTCGGGCGAGCCCCGGCCTCCCACGCCTTCATGCAAGGTGATCAGATGCGCGGTGAACTTCACCCGCCACCGGGCGTGCCCAAAGGCCTTCAGGTTTTCCGGCGTAGGCTCCATGGATCAGTCCCGAATGGCACCGGATTCGTGGCAGGATGCATGAATGGATGTTTGGAATTTGCACGAAAGTGTAATTATTAGGAACCTATTCAGAAGAGGCAGGTTGCACGATTGAGGGATGCAGCCAAGAGTTCTTTCAAGAGCCGTTCTAATAGGACTTTAGTCCTATATAGGAATCATTCCTAGACCGCTCCCTAAATGCGAGTCACCTTTCCCCCGCGATGAAGAAATCAAGCCCTCCTGCGTCCAATGGACGCAACCATACTTACAGACGAGCAGCAGACTGATGGCGGGCAGAGGGTTTTCACGCATACAACGCAGGGCGGTGGAAGCTGGGCGCATGGCCAGCGTCGCGCCCCCTGTCACGGTCCATACGGCTGGCGTGAACTCGTGCTCAAGGGAAGGCTACCGCAATCCTTGCGCTCAAGTGAGTCCGCAACCCGCGCCAATGAATGTCCGCACCGGGAGCAGGTCTCCCTCGATGCGCTGACAGTCTGCCAAGAACGAAATCCAATTCCAAGCACCGAGAAGGATGGCAAGATCACTTTCAGATTCCCTTTCCCAAGAAGCAACCACTTCGTCTACTTCAGCTTCACCGGCCATCGCCATGGCATCAGCATCGGCATGGGCGTTCTATCAGGAAGCCGTGCGACGGGTGACCAAGGCAATTTGCGCCGAGCCCTCATTACCGGTGGATGTGGCGGCGCTGTGCGCGATTGCCGAGATGACCCCTTTGCATCTGGAGCGCGCCTTCCACCTCTGCCACGGAGTGTCGATGGCCGAGTACGCCCGTCATGAGTGGGAGAGCAGGCGCACACGTGGCATGGCACGTCCGTGGCTGATTGCTGCCATCTAGCAGCCTAGCCTCTTTCCTCCCGGTGCTTGTCCTCGGCGGTGTGGAGCAACTCTGTGCGGGCCGCCACCAGGCGATCCACCAGGCGGGCCTCCTCCAGAGCCCAGGTCAGGGACCGGTCCTTCCGAGCCCGATGCTCGGAAAGCTGCAGTTCCACCATCGCAATCACTTGGGGGAGCAACGCGAGAGTTTCCGCTGATTCGGGATCCACGAAAGACACTGCCTCAAATAAAGCACCTCCGTGGCATCGCTACGACCCGCTTCTTGGTCTTTTCACTAAATAGTCACCTATGATGCAGCTTTTGCACAGTTGCGTTGGGCGAAGCGGCAGCACACGCAAGGTGGTTCTTCGCGCCAAATAAAAAACGTCCGCGGTGGCATGCTGCCATCCTGCGAAAGCGGCGGCGGCGATTTCCCTTCCAAAGGAGATCGCATGGAAGACAACATCAACATCACTGGCGATAGCAGGGCACAACGCCATTCGTCCATGGAGATGGAGATTGCCGTCCGGGCCTATGAGCTCTGGCAGATCGCCGGGGAACCCAGTGGGCGTGACCTGGATTTCTGGTTCATGGCGGAAGGCGAGCTCCAGGCGGAGAAGCAACCCGAGCCCGCATGGGAGGACGCAGCGCGGAAGCAGGCGATGCCTGAAGCTCTGGGCTGAGCAGGCTGCAGCTTCCGCACCCCGAACGGATGGTGTCCTACACCCTGACAGGGTGAATCATGCAGAATGCAATAACAAGTTGAAGGAAAAAAGTTTTGAATTGCGTGGACGAAGCAGAGACTCATGCAAAAGTCTGTGCGGCCCGCACATGAAGGTATTTCGAGTTGTTCTTCACTCTTTTGGTCCCACTTACATTGAAGCGGATTCTTGCATCCAGGACGCTTCCTCCGTCCGGTTTTATCGTGCCGGGCAATTGCTGGCTGAGTACCTTCCCTCCACAGTGAAGGCCGTGGAAGAGACAGAGCTTCCCGTCCAGGGTGACATGTTCAAGGGGACTCCGCCTGAGTCGGGGGCGAGACAGGAGGAAGACGATGGCGAGCGAGGGTGAGCGGCCGCGCGCTTGAGAAACGGCCGTTGGTGTGACTTGACCGCCTGCTTCTCCTCCTCACTTCATGCGATATACCCGATAGCTGAAAAGCTCCTCAGAGCCCGGCAACTCGGCTATGCGATCGAATTCTCCCGACTTCGTGACGCGCATGTAGAGGTCCTTTACCCGCTGCGGGATTTGCTGGTCGCTGCAGTGGTAGAGGTACAGGGGGAGGCCGGTGCGTTTGCTATCTGCAATGATGCCATCGAGATCCGCCACATTGTACAGAATCCGCACGCGTGGATCGTAGATGGCGCTCTGCCGGTCGCTTACGCCGAAGGTGCCTGTCATCGCGTTGGGAGCTTGCTCACGGATGAGGGCGATGGTCTGGCGCACCGGCTGGCGATCCACATTCCGCACCAGATCACGTGAATGCGCTGCGGCCGTGCCAAAGCGGAAGACGACCCACACCATGAGCACGGTGCTGGCCCAGCGCCACTGCACCAGACGTGCTGCCTCCTCCATGAGCAGCGGCAGGGCGAGCACGGCGGGGATGAGCAGGAAGATGAGGTACCACACCGTCATCGGTGTGCCGGGCCGTACGTTCATGAGGCACGTGAGGGCGCCCGCCAGCACCGGGGCCACAATCACGATGCGCGTGCCCGCACTCTGCACACAGGCCACGATCAACGCTGCTCCGCCAAGCAGCAGGAACATGAAGGGCGCGACTCCCGGTGAGAAGAAATACTCACCCTGCTCGTGCAGCCAGTCTGTGCCGCGATGCGCATCGGGAAAGAAGTTCTCGTACGGCCAGCCTGATACCATCACCGAGCCGAGATCGCGGTACCACTGCCACACATCCGTCACATAGCTGGGTTGCGGTTCCTTCAGGAAGATGAGGATTTGTGGGATGTTCGGCAGCATGAGCTGCAGCACGATGACCGCACCCAGCAGGTTCATGGCAATCAGCGTGCCAATCTTCTCCCACCCGCGGCGGCGCACCAGCTCGATGAGGGCGAGGAGATTCACCATGGCAGCCACCATGAGCGCTCCGGGGAAGCTCAGGAGATACAGCGCCTCACCCACGGCGAAAAGCAGCCACCAGCGTAGCTGGCCCGTGCGCAGCGCGACGAGAAGACCGTACAAACTCAGGCAGAGGAAGCACATCATCATCGCATAGCCGCGCGCCTCCGCCGCATAGCGGATGTGCCACGGGTGCAGCGCCAGCAACCAGGCGCCCACGAGCCCGGCCAGCGGTGAGCCGAGTTCCTTCCCCAACAGGAAGATCATCAGGAGTGTGAGGATGGAGGCGACGTAGGAAGGAAGACGTGTGACATATTCGGTGAAGGCCTCACGCGGGGCACCGGTGATGGCGCGCCACGCGTCGAGGCTCCAGCGCATGGAGAGTGAGTTCGCCACATGATTGTTTCCGTTGCGGCTTTCGAAGAGGGTATCCACCCACGTGACGGGCTCGAACTTCCACACACCATCCTTCTGCTGTTCCCAGGCGCCGTGGGAGAACCGACGCACGGCGTACTCTTCATCATTCCACAGGCTGTGATGCAG
This window encodes:
- a CDS encoding glycosyltransferase family 39 protein; amino-acid sequence: MTDSAPPPARASLWQRQRGRFGTSGLVLLGVMLALLLGCVIYAAEGEKPWGRSVQRRIAKQEKLKPQEYAIIGTWWAAVVNAGVLALLLGTAGKWMPHPSSAASASRSLSLAKTESETPAQPPSSSSSQAPPDFARGKLRLLTFILLGVALVLGAWERWPRLHHSLWNDEEYAVRRFSHGAWEQQKDGVWKFEPVTWVDTLFESRNGNNHVANSLSMRWSLDAWRAITGAPREAFTEYVTRLPSYVASILTLLMIFLLGKELGSPLAGLVGAWLLALHPWHIRYAAEARGYAMMMCFLCLSLYGLLVALRTGQLRWWLLFAVGEALYLLSFPGALMVAAMVNLLALIELVRRRGWEKIGTLIAMNLLGAVIVLQLMLPNIPQILIFLKEPQPSYVTDVWQWYRDLGSVMVSGWPYENFFPDAHRGTDWLHEQGEYFFSPGVAPFMFLLLGGAALIVACVQSAGTRIVIVAPVLAGALTCLMNVRPGTPMTVWYLIFLLIPAVLALPLLMEEAARLVQWRWASTVLMVWVVFRFGTAAAHSRDLVRNVDRQPVRQTIALIREQAPNAMTGTFGVSDRQSAIYDPRVRILYNVADLDGIIADSKRTGLPLYLYHCSDQQIPQRVKDLYMRVTKSGEFDRIAELPGSEELFSYRVYRMK